The DNA segment CTTGATTCAAAATCCGACAGCGCGTCATCCACCTGCTCCTTTGGGGAAAAGAGTCGTTTGAAGGTGTCGTGAATTTGCTGTTGATCATCGACGATCAGAATGCGACGAGTTTCGTTGTAGGTCATGATGGCACTCTGTGGTGTGTTGTTGCGGCCGTATCGCTTGGATGGGGCGAGTTGGTCTTTGGCCGAGCCAGTTGGATGACGAATTTCGAACCTTGATTCATTCCGTCGCTAGTCGCATGGATCGAACCGCCCAATTGCTTGATCGTGTTCGCACAGAAGTGCAGTCCAAGGCCCGTTCCACCTTCACGCAGGGTGAAGTGTGCATCGAAGACGCGGGCGAGAGTCTCGGGTGTCATGCCGCAACCGGAATCGCTAATCGCGATGTGAAGATCGTCTGAATTTTGAGTCAACTTGATCGTCAGTGTTCGCGAATCGGGCTGCGAATGGGTCATTGCCTGCGTCGCATTGCTGATAATGTTAATGATCGTTTGCAGCAAAAGTGACGCGTCGCCGATAGCGGTCATATTGGGGTCGCCGATGATTGCGACGCGTACTAAGTTTTCGTTTAGTCTTGCTTCGCAGCACGCGATTGCGTCACTAAGAACCGAGGCGATGTCGACCGTCCGATATTCGATCTTGTGATCGGCGTATTTTTGCTGATCACGAATGACGTCATGAATGTGTTTGACGTTGTCATTCAGCGTCGCCAGTATTTCAGCCAACGAGTCTTTGTCGGACTTCCATTTTATCGCGAGCCCTTCAAGGTACTTTGGGGTCGCTTGCATCAGTTCAGGCGATCCGTCTGGTTCCTGCAATTGGCACGCGAGCATTTGCAATGGTTCGACACGCAGCGTTCCAACTCGATTGGTTGCCGTGTCAATCAGGCTGTTCACATTGGTCAGCACGTTGCCGACGTTGTGGATCACGGTTGCGGCAACTTCACTGCGGCCGGACGCTTGGGAGGCATCGGAAAGCTGTTGCTGAGTCTCATTAAGCCGCTTGATCATCGCATCGAACGCTCGCGAAAGATCGCCGATTTCATCGTCGCAGTCGAGTGCCAATGGTGATGGAGTGGCCCCGTCGACGCCCACGCTGTTAAAGTGATCGCGAACGCAATTCAGTGGACTGACCACGAGGAATTGTAGGATCAGCAACAACGATAGAATTGCCGAGACGCTACCAAGGATGAACAAGTTTCGTGCCAGAGAAAAAGTATGATCGGCACGAGAAACAATTTGGTGAGGCAGACGAATGAAGATGTTTGCCGAACTTGGCTGTGGTGCCGCTTCTGACGCATCGGATGTGCTAGAAGCAGCCGTCGATATGTCGGCTATTGGCACGCAAGGCAAGGGGAACTCTACCATCAATGCGTCTGCTGTTTCCCAAAGGACCATCGAGTCGGAAGAGTTTGGTTGTTTGGGTGGTTGTATTGAAAAGTTGACTTGGGTTTGTTCGCGAATCCGGGCCAGGAAGTTAGCTGTGAACTTACGTCCGACCATCAATTGACGCGAGGCTGGTGAAGTGGATAGCGAGTCTGGATTTGCGATGGGGATCGGTGATGCGGAAAAGAATGCCAAGCAACTGTTTTCAGTCCTTAGAATGCCACTTGGATCGTTGCTGTTGTCGTTGCTCTGCTTGTTCGAAGTCGACGTTGCGACGAGTTGCAAAAGCTTGGCAATGGTGGGGTCTGAATCAAATTCTTGACCGTGCAACCACAGAGTTGTTCCGTCACTGTCCACGATGCAGGCCCAAAGCAGATTGGTGTTATTCCAATCTGCCGAATTCGCGCTTGCCAGACTCGTCGCCCAGTGTTGGTTGAGATCCTTGAAGTGTTCGAGTTCGCCTTCGATTGCGGCCCGGACTCGGTGGGCATCGCGAATCGCAGACGACCTTTCGAGCACCATGAATTCGGGACTGATCACAACGTGCCCAACGATTTCGTTCACCGTTAGTATCGCCAAAAACATGGCAGCCAATGCAAGGACCAACTTGCTTCGTAGCGAGCCTCGGTTGGTTCGCAGCATTCGAGCCTTCGGTTGGGCCGCGCTGGTACTCAATTCGCGAACCGCGGCTGCGTTGAAGAGCGACGTCAGTCGTGGAAGGCTCGGAAACATTGCGGCAGGAACGTGTTGAGAGTCAAGAGGGTCGGCTCCCAAACCTAGGTTCGTGCTAGCGAATGTCGCTCGCGATCTTGAAGTTGACCGGCATCATCTCATCGTGTCATGACGATTAAATCGGACTGTGACGATTGCAACGATCATGTTGGGCAATGGCTATTGTGAAAGGTTGGGAACCGCTTCTCGATAGTACTTTCGCGCGGCCGGGTGGAAAGCGAGTCCCTGCCATTCGGCTGCCCGGCGGCGGGGTATCAGGCCGATGCAAGGCGCGGGATTTTCATACAAGGCTTCCAGCATCGCGGTAACCAGTTCACCGGGCGTGTCATCGCGAGCGGCCAGGAACGCGGTTGTTCCGACCGTCGGAATTCCACCAGGTGGCAATTCAATCCCCGGATGATCGGCGGCGTCGATCGACATCGGTCGTAACGTCGGGTGTTGGAGCGCGATTTGGACACCCTCGGTCACGGGCACCAATCGCCACTTTCCGCCGGCCAGCAAGCCCGTCACGATTGGACTGCCACGACCGATACAGATCATTGCGACATCGGCGCTCGCGTCGGTGTTTTTCTCAGTCGTGGCAAGGTCATTCCAAGCGAGGACTTCACGTCGAACGGCTTGATCGTCAAGTTCAAGTGAGTCGAAAACCAAGTCTGCGGTTGTTCGGGATCCACTGCCTTCGGGTCCCACCGCGATGCGGTGTCCGGCCAAATCGGCCATTGTGGCAACATTCGAGTCTCGCCTCGCCAGCACATAAAGCACTTCGTAAAAAAGCGGCGCTACCACGCAAAGGTCGTCGCCATTGATGACTGACGCTTGCATCGGAGCGAGGTCGATTTGGTAATTCATCAGCCGGCGCCGATTGTCCAAAGATCCGTTGCTTGTCACCACTTCGGTGAAAGTGCCGTATTGGCGATCAATACGGGCACCCAGTGCCGATGATAGGGTGCTGTAGATACCGCCTTCGAGACCGCCGGCGATGCGTACGTTCTTGGGAATCTTGTCCTTGTGCTGGTACCACATCGTGGCGAATCCCGCAGCCGTAATTGGTGCCAACAAGAGCACCAATAACATCGCTGCTTGAAAACGTCGGTGTTGATCGGAGGAATGCAGCACTCGGCGTCCGGTCAGAGCACCAACCAGCGGGACACCTTCGAGCCAATGCCAAGCCTTGATTGCCGCAGAACGCGGGCGTGCCTGGATGGGACGTCCGTCCAGGTGCGCGTCGAGTTCGTCGGCCAATTCACCAGCGGTTGCGTAGCGTTTTGCTTGCTGTTTTTCCAAGCATTTGGCGACGATCGTTTCCAAGTCGACCGGCGCATCGGGGCGCAGCGATCGCACCGGCGGAGCGGGGTCGTGGATCACTTTTACCAGTGCTTGCATGACTGTGTCGGCGACAATTGGCGGACGTCCGGTCAGGGCTGCAAACAGAATCGCACCAAGCGCATAAACGTCGCTCTGGGGACCAGCCGTATCGCTTTGCCCGCCGGCCTGTTCGGGCGACATGTAGTGAGGAGTCCCGATCGCGTCGCCACTGCCCGTAATACTGCTTTCGTTATCGATGTGTTTAGCCAGCCCAAAGTCGGTGACTAGCACTTCGTCGTTTTCGTTGATTAGAACGTTGGCAGGTTTCAGGTCGCGGTGTAGGACGCCTTTTTCATGCGCGTGTTGGATGGCGCGGGCAACATCGCGAACGTATCGGGCTGCCTCGCGGACGGACAGGGTTTCACCGTTGATCTTTTTTTGCAAGTCGGTGCCGCGGACAAATTCCATCGAAAAGAAATGGTGACCGGCGCGGCGGCCAAACTGGTGGACTGAGACAATGCCGGGGTGATGCAGTCGCGCCGCGGCTTGAGCTTCGGTATAGAAACGTTTTACTTCTGCTTCACCCGCCAACATCCCACTGCGAATCATCTTTACCGCGACCAAACGATCCAGTTCGGTTTGCTTGGCCAAGTAGACGACGCCCATGCCGCCTCGGCCGATCACTTCCAACAGCAAATAGTCGCCCAGATCAAAAGGCAGGGTTGGGCCGGGGTCGCCTTCGGCACGATAGGCCATCGGCAACGTGGCTGCCGGATCTTCGCCGGATTCGCCAGCATTGGGGGCGTGCAACGCAATTGTTTCGGCGCCGCCATCGGTGATGGCGGGCGTTGAATCCGACGGGCCGAGTTTCGGTGGTCCGGCCGACGTCATGCTTCCGATCATGTCTGCGGCATCGATCAGTTCTTGTAACTGGCTCGAAAGTTCCGGGTACTTTGCTAAGAATTCTTCACGGCTCTCGATACCGCCCTCGTCGCAACTTCGCAGGTAAGCGGCGAAAGCTTGATCGAGCGGATCGGCGGGTTGCGGTTCAGTCTTTTCCGAATCGTCCGGCATTCAAAAGCTTCGCTACAAAGGTGGGGCAGTTCAAATACAGAGGCTGGAAAAATGGTTGGCCGAGGCGCGCGGGTTCTGCAAACTAATTTTTGCAAACCCAGGTTCTGCAATGACTAAAACCATGGGCAATCGTCCGCGGATAGGATCGTTCTTAACTTTTGCAGTCCTCTCTTTAGCAGTCCGGCCACGGCGGTGTCTGACTTTCCCATACGTTCGACAATTTCAGCAAGCGCCAGTCCCTCCATATAACGCAATCGGATGGCTTCGGCTTGCGATTCGGGAAGTTGGTGAAGGGCCTCGACAAGGGCTAACACGGATTCGCTGCGAATCGCAACGCCGCTCGGGCTAGTGGTGCTGCCGGGAAGTTGCCCCAACCATCCGGCGCCCGAGTCTTGATTGGGCGAAGCCGGCGCAAGATTGACTTCGCGTTTGACTGACCGTTTCTTGGTCGTGATGTGACGCGTCACAGCAGTCGCGACGTTGTTTTTTAGCATCCCTCGAAGCCACCCGGCGAATTCTGCCGGAGTTTCGCCGCGGAATGCATGCAGATCCCGTTTGGCTTCCAAAAAAGTTAGCTGAACAATGTCGGCCGGATCGACGCGGCGACGCAGTTGTTCGGACAAGTAACGGTGTGACAGCATCAACAGGTAACCGCGATACTGTTCCAGCAGGCGACCAAAGGCTTCGTTGTCACCCTGTTTGGATGCGACGACGAGCTGAGTCGTTGACATGTCGAGTTCCAGGATGCGAGGAAATTGGCTGACGAAGAGCGTTTTTGGGAGATTGTGGCTGGCCGTTCGAGTGGAAACTTCTATACGCGACCGCCAGACCTCCTACAATCTAATCGATCCTGCTGCCCACGCTCACCCAAAAGGAAACTCGATGCTGCCCCGCCGATCGAAAAGATCTGAACCCACTCCACTGACAAGTTGGATTTTCGCCGCAAACGCAGCCTGTGTGTTGGGGCTGGCCGCTGTGTCTGGTTGCGGCAGTTCGGATTCGGCCACTTCGTCCACCGTTCCACCGGAATCAGAATTAGCTTTGGAAACGGCAGGTGCAGGCCAGGCCAATTCAGCCGCTGCGGCGGCGGTAGATGCCAGCGTTGACGCACCTGGCGTTATGGAATTGCCAGCGGACTTGGTGCCATCCACGTCTGAACCGGCACCGAAATCGAGCGGCGGTTTCGAAATGCCCGACAACGCTACGGTGCCTCAAGCGAAAACGAAGTCATCAGATGCTTTTGATGCGGCGGTAAACTACGCCAGTTGGGACGAGATCCGAAGCCAGGCCTCATCGACTGGAAAAATTACCGTCGTCGACCTCTGGTCGTTGTCGTGCGAACCGTGCCTGAAAGAGTTTCCAGAACTGGTCAAGCTGGCCAAATCCAGTGGCGGTTCGGTTCAGTGCATTGCTGTGAATCTGGACTTTGACGGTCGCAAGAGCCGCCCGCCAGAGCACTATGCAGACCAAGTGTCCACATTCTTGTCGTCCGTCGGCGCCGACGGTTTTCCGACGTACATCTGCACTACCCCAAGCGACGATGTTTATGCTGCAGCCGATATCGATTCGATCCCCACGGTCATGATCTTCGGCGCCGATGGCAATCCGGTCAAGGTTTTCGTTGATGCCGGAGAAACAATCGGTTTCACGTATGAAAAAGATGTGCTGCCACTGCTGGCGAAATTAGCTGGCTAAACGTCCTTCGTGGATGGCACCGCTAGCCATTTCAATTTGCTTGCACGGCTTGCTGCAACAACGCTTCGATCCGCTGGGCGGTCGTTGCCATGTTGTGACGCGTTTGAATCATCCGTGATGCCGCGACGACACGCTGCTTGGCTGATGATGGATCCGCCGCAAATTCGAGGATGGCATCTGCCAGCGAGTCTGGCGAATGAGGGTCGGCCCACAGAATTGTCGGTTCGTCGTGTTCCAATTCGATGGTGCCGCCGGCGCGAGTCGCAATCACTGGTGTGCCCAATGACATCGCTTCCAAAACGACGTTGGGCATGCCCTCAAAGAGTGACGGCAGTACCAGTGCATCGGCGGCGGCGATCCACTTGGCTGGTTGATCAATCCGGCCCATGAATTCGATGACGTTGGTTCGAGGCGACGCATTCCAGCGCATTTCCAAGTCGTGTCGGAGCGGCCCGTCGCCGATCAGCCGCAGCCAGATCTTGGGAAGTTGGCGGGTTGTTTTATCCAGCATGATCATCGCGTCGATTAAATCACGGTGACCTTTTTCTGCGGTCATTCGTCCGACGCAAACGAGTGACAAGTTGTCGTTGTGGTCGTCGATCGCAGGCTCCGCGGAGATCGATTCCTGAAGCGAATAGGGATCGACCGGATTTGGAATCACTTCGATGATTTGCTTGGTAAGTCCATAGTACCGGTGCGCCGATTCGGCGGCTTGTCGGCTAACCGCGACGACGCGGAACGAGTCTCGGTAGGCTTTGGCGAGTCTACGGCGTTTGAGTTCAACAAAACGTGATTCGACCAATGGCAAGGCGTGTTCGGGTGGGCTGACAATTGTCGAAACGCGTGGCACCCCGATCGCTTTTGCCGCCGGTCCCGCGATCATGGTCATGTGGAAAGTGCGATCATAGATCACGTCGATCGACTGTGATTTCAGTATCGATCGAAGATGCCGAACTTGGCGACGAAGTTCGCGGCCGGGGAAGTACATTCCGGTCCGCGGCGGCGCATCTTCAAAAGAATGGACGTTCACGTCCGCGGGAATTCGCGACATCAGATCACCGTCTCGGTGCAGGACATACAGATGCGGAGTGAATCGTTTTCGATCCAGGTGACGCAGCAGCAAGAGGGTTTGTTGTTCACTGCCGCCGCCCCGCATCGAGCTGATCATCAACAGCACATGTATCGGTGCACCCTTGGCGTCATTCACTGGGCAGCTCGACTTCCGCCCAAACCAATCGGTGATCGCTGGCCGAAATCCATTTCGATTCCGGGTTGCCCTTAGCTGGCCAGAAGACTTCGGCTTGCTTCACGGCTAGCCCAATGCTGGGAAGGACATAGTCGATACGCATGTTTCCACTGCGACCAAATTCAGCCGTGTCGAGTAACGGATCGCCTTTGAGTTTTTCGCCTTGATAGCCACCACCCGCTTCGGCTCCACCGCGGCTGCTGGGTTTAGGATCGGACAACAATGGATTTCTAAGCAACGTTTCG comes from the Rubripirellula reticaptiva genome and includes:
- a CDS encoding serine/threonine-protein kinase, translated to MPDDSEKTEPQPADPLDQAFAAYLRSCDEGGIESREEFLAKYPELSSQLQELIDAADMIGSMTSAGPPKLGPSDSTPAITDGGAETIALHAPNAGESGEDPAATLPMAYRAEGDPGPTLPFDLGDYLLLEVIGRGGMGVVYLAKQTELDRLVAVKMIRSGMLAGEAEVKRFYTEAQAAARLHHPGIVSVHQFGRRAGHHFFSMEFVRGTDLQKKINGETLSVREAARYVRDVARAIQHAHEKGVLHRDLKPANVLINENDEVLVTDFGLAKHIDNESSITGSGDAIGTPHYMSPEQAGGQSDTAGPQSDVYALGAILFAALTGRPPIVADTVMQALVKVIHDPAPPVRSLRPDAPVDLETIVAKCLEKQQAKRYATAGELADELDAHLDGRPIQARPRSAAIKAWHWLEGVPLVGALTGRRVLHSSDQHRRFQAAMLLVLLLAPITAAGFATMWYQHKDKIPKNVRIAGGLEGGIYSTLSSALGARIDRQYGTFTEVVTSNGSLDNRRRLMNYQIDLAPMQASVINGDDLCVVAPLFYEVLYVLARRDSNVATMADLAGHRIAVGPEGSGSRTTADLVFDSLELDDQAVRREVLAWNDLATTEKNTDASADVAMICIGRGSPIVTGLLAGGKWRLVPVTEGVQIALQHPTLRPMSIDAADHPGIELPPGGIPTVGTTAFLAARDDTPGELVTAMLEALYENPAPCIGLIPRRRAAEWQGLAFHPAARKYYREAVPNLSQ
- a CDS encoding glycosyltransferase, producing the protein MNDAKGAPIHVLLMISSMRGGGSEQQTLLLLRHLDRKRFTPHLYVLHRDGDLMSRIPADVNVHSFEDAPPRTGMYFPGRELRRQVRHLRSILKSQSIDVIYDRTFHMTMIAGPAAKAIGVPRVSTIVSPPEHALPLVESRFVELKRRRLAKAYRDSFRVVAVSRQAAESAHRYYGLTKQIIEVIPNPVDPYSLQESISAEPAIDDHNDNLSLVCVGRMTAEKGHRDLIDAMIMLDKTTRQLPKIWLRLIGDGPLRHDLEMRWNASPRTNVIEFMGRIDQPAKWIAAADALVLPSLFEGMPNVVLEAMSLGTPVIATRAGGTIELEHDEPTILWADPHSPDSLADAILEFAADPSSAKQRVVAASRMIQTRHNMATTAQRIEALLQQAVQAN
- a CDS encoding sigma-70 family RNA polymerase sigma factor; the encoded protein is MSTTQLVVASKQGDNEAFGRLLEQYRGYLLMLSHRYLSEQLRRRVDPADIVQLTFLEAKRDLHAFRGETPAEFAGWLRGMLKNNVATAVTRHITTKKRSVKREVNLAPASPNQDSGAGWLGQLPGSTTSPSGVAIRSESVLALVEALHQLPESQAEAIRLRYMEGLALAEIVERMGKSDTAVAGLLKRGLQKLRTILSADDCPWF
- a CDS encoding TlpA family protein disulfide reductase, which encodes MLPRRSKRSEPTPLTSWIFAANAACVLGLAAVSGCGSSDSATSSTVPPESELALETAGAGQANSAAAAAVDASVDAPGVMELPADLVPSTSEPAPKSSGGFEMPDNATVPQAKTKSSDAFDAAVNYASWDEIRSQASSTGKITVVDLWSLSCEPCLKEFPELVKLAKSSGGSVQCIAVNLDFDGRKSRPPEHYADQVSTFLSSVGADGFPTYICTTPSDDVYAAADIDSIPTVMIFGADGNPVKVFVDAGETIGFTYEKDVLPLLAKLAG
- a CDS encoding ATP-binding protein — encoded protein: MFPSLPRLTSLFNAAAVRELSTSAAQPKARMLRTNRGSLRSKLVLALAAMFLAILTVNEIVGHVVISPEFMVLERSSAIRDAHRVRAAIEGELEHFKDLNQHWATSLASANSADWNNTNLLWACIVDSDGTTLWLHGQEFDSDPTIAKLLQLVATSTSNKQSNDNSNDPSGILRTENSCLAFFSASPIPIANPDSLSTSPASRQLMVGRKFTANFLARIREQTQVNFSIQPPKQPNSSDSMVLWETADALMVEFPLPCVPIADISTAASSTSDASEAAPQPSSANIFIRLPHQIVSRADHTFSLARNLFILGSVSAILSLLLILQFLVVSPLNCVRDHFNSVGVDGATPSPLALDCDDEIGDLSRAFDAMIKRLNETQQQLSDASQASGRSEVAATVIHNVGNVLTNVNSLIDTATNRVGTLRVEPLQMLACQLQEPDGSPELMQATPKYLEGLAIKWKSDKDSLAEILATLNDNVKHIHDVIRDQQKYADHKIEYRTVDIASVLSDAIACCEARLNENLVRVAIIGDPNMTAIGDASLLLQTIINIISNATQAMTHSQPDSRTLTIKLTQNSDDLHIAISDSGCGMTPETLARVFDAHFTLREGGTGLGLHFCANTIKQLGGSIHATSDGMNQGSKFVIQLARPKTNSPHPSDTAATTHHRVPS